The Thermomicrobiales bacterium genome window below encodes:
- a CDS encoding Zn-ribbon domain-containing OB-fold protein, which produces MADYKKPLPTPDPVTQPFWDSLKQHEMKIQRCNDTGKYFFYPRGLSPFTLSDNISWETVSGKGTVHAFTIVYNQRAPGFAEEVPYVVAMVELDEGARMMSNLVQVEADPEHVKIGMPVEIVYEDATDEITLPKFKPAG; this is translated from the coding sequence ATGGCCGATTACAAGAAGCCGCTGCCAACGCCCGATCCGGTGACCCAGCCGTTCTGGGATAGCCTCAAGCAGCACGAGATGAAGATCCAGCGCTGCAATGACACGGGCAAGTACTTCTTCTACCCGCGTGGCCTGAGCCCGTTCACGCTCTCGGACAACATCTCCTGGGAGACCGTCTCGGGCAAGGGCACCGTCCACGCCTTCACGATCGTCTACAACCAGCGCGCGCCGGGCTTCGCCGAAGAGGTTCCCTACGTCGTCGCGATGGTCGAGCTCGATGAGGGCGCGCGGATGATGTCAAACCTCGTCCAGGTCGAGGCCGACCCCGAGCACGTCAAGATCGGCATGCCGGTCGAGATCGTCTACGAGGACGCCACCGACGAGATCACCCTGCCGAAGTTCAAGCCGGCTGGGTAG
- a CDS encoding citrate synthase: MSDASTDSRYLTAAEAAAELGITTSTLYAYVSRGLIASEPAPGDVRARRYRVEDVRRLRERQDVRRNPTGSVREALSFGVPLLESAITLIDDGRLWYRGQDAIALARERCFEDVIALLWAEESASQPPISQPIPALAPPPELEPIAALQWVLPMLSASDPTAYDRTPSAVVRAGWWILHAFVDVLTGDSLPDSPIASRIATAWAPGSPELARLLDAALILWADHELNVSSFTVRCIMSAGAPLYAAISGGLAALQGVKHGGMTLRVDALLDEIGTPERARSVVAGRLRRGDGLPGFGHRLYPSGDPRAALLLELLDAAIGDTEIGALGRATIAAAAEVGLVPVIDLAMVLLARAYAMPPGAPLALMAVGRTAGWVAHALEENERDRLIRPRARYTGPLPS, encoded by the coding sequence GTGAGTGATGCATCGACCGACTCCCGCTATCTGACTGCGGCTGAGGCGGCTGCCGAGCTCGGTATCACGACCTCAACGCTCTACGCCTACGTCAGCCGCGGCCTGATCGCATCCGAGCCGGCCCCCGGCGACGTGCGCGCGCGGCGCTATCGTGTTGAGGACGTGCGTCGCCTCCGCGAGCGGCAGGACGTGCGGCGCAACCCGACTGGTTCGGTCCGCGAGGCGCTGAGCTTCGGGGTGCCCTTGCTTGAATCGGCGATCACGCTCATCGACGATGGTCGGCTCTGGTATCGCGGGCAGGACGCGATTGCGCTGGCCCGCGAGCGATGCTTCGAGGACGTCATCGCGTTGCTCTGGGCCGAGGAGTCCGCGTCGCAGCCACCGATCAGCCAGCCGATTCCCGCACTCGCCCCGCCGCCAGAGCTTGAACCGATCGCCGCCCTGCAGTGGGTGCTCCCCATGCTTTCGGCCAGCGACCCTACGGCCTACGATCGCACCCCGTCGGCGGTTGTCCGGGCAGGTTGGTGGATCTTGCATGCGTTCGTCGATGTGCTCACAGGTGATTCACTTCCGGACTCCCCGATTGCGTCTCGCATCGCGACCGCATGGGCGCCGGGCTCGCCGGAACTCGCTCGCCTGCTGGATGCTGCGTTGATCCTCTGGGCGGATCACGAGCTGAACGTTTCGTCGTTCACCGTGCGCTGCATCATGTCCGCCGGGGCACCGCTCTACGCCGCCATTTCGGGCGGACTTGCCGCATTGCAGGGAGTGAAGCACGGCGGGATGACGTTACGGGTCGACGCGCTGCTGGACGAGATCGGTACGCCGGAGCGCGCGAGAAGTGTCGTCGCCGGACGACTCCGGCGTGGCGACGGCTTGCCCGGCTTCGGCCATCGCCTCTATCCCAGCGGCGACCCGCGTGCGGCGTTGCTGCTGGAGTTGCTCGACGCAGCAATCGGGGATACGGAAATCGGCGCTCTCGGCCGTGCCACCATCGCGGCCGCTGCTGAGGTTGGACTCGTGCCGGTCATTGATCTGGCGATGGTGCTGCTGGCGCGCGCCTATGCGATGCCGCCCGGCGCTCCGCTGGCGCTGATGGCCGTCGGTCGGACGGCTGGCTGGGTAGCGCACGCGCTGGAAGAGAACGAGCGCGACAGGCTGATCCGCCCGCGCGCTCGCTACACTGGACCGCTGCCGAGCTAG
- a CDS encoding MerR family transcriptional regulator, with amino-acid sequence MKIGELALRTGLTVRTLRFYDEIGLVQPSERSEGGHRLYGPEAVRRLQQVTSLRSLGLSLDEVRELLDAHNPSLLETIELQRARLSDQIVALETLKSRLDGIAQLLQQGEAITTDTLVTTMEAMSMVEKYYSEEQLEWLRKRREEVGEERIQEVEAEWPQLMAAVRAKMEAGADPGDAEVQALMVRWRGLVAEFTGGNPGITKSVQSFYDNEDTMPTGESIDKELFAYVGRAMQAGESNN; translated from the coding sequence ATGAAGATCGGGGAATTGGCGCTGCGGACGGGGTTGACGGTTCGGACGCTGCGTTTCTATGACGAGATCGGGCTTGTCCAGCCGTCGGAGCGCAGCGAGGGTGGGCACCGTCTGTACGGACCGGAGGCGGTCCGGCGGCTGCAGCAGGTGACATCTCTTCGCAGCCTGGGTTTGTCACTCGACGAGGTGCGCGAACTGCTGGATGCGCACAATCCGTCGCTGCTGGAAACGATTGAGCTGCAACGTGCTCGACTGAGCGATCAGATCGTAGCGCTGGAGACGCTCAAGTCACGGCTCGACGGCATCGCTCAACTCCTGCAGCAAGGCGAAGCAATCACGACCGACACACTGGTTACGACGATGGAGGCGATGAGCATGGTCGAGAAGTACTACAGCGAAGAGCAGCTGGAATGGCTGCGCAAGCGCCGTGAGGAAGTCGGTGAGGAGCGCATACAGGAGGTCGAAGCGGAGTGGCCGCAGCTGATGGCTGCGGTGCGCGCCAAGATGGAGGCGGGCGCTGATCCCGGCGATGCCGAAGTGCAGGCACTGATGGTGCGCTGGCGCGGGCTCGTCGCCGAGTTCACCGGCGGCAATCCCGGCATAACGAAGTCGGTGCAGTCCTTCTACGACAATGAAGACACGATGCCGACCGGCGAGTCGATCGACAAAGAGCTGTTCGCCTATGTTGGTCGAGCGATGCAGGCCGGAGAGTCGAACAACTAG
- a CDS encoding methyltransferase domain-containing protein, translated as MNTPEDRLFEGTAWYYARYRPSYPTALIDWVVGEGGLDGTGHLLDLGCGTGQLTLPFAPHVAIAFGVDPDTAMLAEADDAAQHAGVHNVRWLEGRAETIETLADQIAPLRITVMGRSFHWMPPDATLAALDRLTEPEGSVLLTGDGCGIWTGELDWQVIVRTTLRDWLGTERRAGDSTYRVAHDPWEDILARSAFHRFEERHFPVRHTWSVETVLGFLYSTSFAAPRLFGDNRPAFEADLRERLLALEPAGRFTEDVVVDGFLGRK; from the coding sequence TTGAACACGCCGGAAGACCGGCTGTTCGAAGGCACCGCCTGGTACTACGCGCGCTACCGCCCGAGCTACCCGACGGCGCTGATCGACTGGGTCGTCGGCGAGGGCGGGCTCGATGGCACCGGGCATTTGCTTGACCTCGGCTGTGGCACCGGACAGCTCACGTTGCCGTTCGCGCCACATGTTGCCATCGCCTTTGGCGTTGATCCCGACACCGCCATGCTCGCGGAGGCGGACGATGCGGCGCAGCACGCAGGCGTCCACAACGTCCGCTGGCTGGAGGGTCGCGCTGAGACGATCGAGACGCTGGCCGACCAGATCGCGCCACTGCGCATCACCGTGATGGGCCGCTCGTTCCACTGGATGCCGCCCGACGCAACGCTCGCCGCACTTGATCGCCTGACGGAGCCAGAGGGCAGCGTGCTGCTGACCGGCGACGGTTGTGGCATCTGGACCGGCGAGCTGGATTGGCAGGTCATCGTCCGCACCACCCTGCGCGACTGGCTCGGCACCGAACGCCGCGCCGGTGACAGTACCTACCGCGTCGCCCACGACCCGTGGGAAGACATCCTCGCCCGCTCCGCATTCCACCGCTTTGAAGAGCGTCACTTCCCTGTCCGCCATACCTGGTCCGTCGAGACGGTCCTCGGCTTCCTGTACTCCACCTCGTTCGCCGCCCCACGCCTCTTCGGCGACAACCGGCCCGCTTTCGAGGCCGATCTTCGCGAACGCCTGCTGGCGCTGGAACCGGCTGGGCGGTTTACGGAGGATGTAGTTGTAGATGGGTTTTTGGGGCGGAAGTAA